TACGTGCTGGGCTATCGAGTTGCCGTCCGCCTGCGGCGGACTGGAGTGCCGGCGCAATAATGCTTGAGGCCCGACCCCGGGCTCGGAAGGCAGACAGCCAAGATCGTTTCTTCCCGGCCGGCCGCAATCCGCGCGGCTTCAGCCCGTGCCCTGATCCCAAAATGACTCACTGAACGAGCCCTCATTCAATCCGTCCGCACCGCTTGTCAAGAGCCAAAAAGTGTCATTTTTCCGCTATTTCATTGGCTGCAAAGCAAATATAATTTTAGGAAAAATGTGACAATGGTCCTATCCAACATGCTATTCTTAACTTAGATAGTCAGAAAAGGAGAAAGAGGGGGACGCCGCCTGGCGTCCCCTTTTCCATTTACCCCACCTATGTCTCCTCTCATCAAGCATCCCAAGCGCCGCGGCGAGTGGGTCGAGCTGCAGTTCATGGCCCGCGCCGCTTCCCACGGCCTGACGGTTTCCCAGCCCTGGGGCGACAGCGCCCGCTATGACTTTGTGGTGGAGCACCGGGCCCGCTTCAGCCGGGTGCAGGTCAAGTCCACATCGTTCTGCAGCGGAGGCGCGTACGTGTGCAACACGATTTCCCGGCCGCCGGGGCGAACAGACAACGGCACCGGTTACACGGCGGAGGAGATCGACTTCTTCGCGTTCTTCGTGATACCCGAAGACGTCTGGTACATCGCACCCGTCACAGCGCTGCGCCGGACGCGCTACGCGGCCTACCTGAATCCGCACGACCGCCGCAACAAGTACTTCCGCTACATGGAGGCCTGGCACCTGCTCAAGAAGGGCCCGGACGATCGGCGCACTTCCGGGTGAATCCGCGGCCTGCTTTTCTTGGGGCACTCCAGTACCATGGACGAGTCCATGGCGCGCATTCACATCCTGCCGGAGCACGTCGCCAACAAGATCGCGGCGGGCGAAGTGGTGGAGCGCCCGGCGTCGGTGGTGAAGGAGCTGCTGGAGAACGCTCTGGACGCCGGCGCGGGACGCATCCGGGTGGAGGTCGAGGCGGGCGGCAAGAAGCTGATCCGCGTGACCGACGACGGTTCGGGCATGGTGCGCGACGATGCTTTGCTGGCCTTCGAGCGCCACGCCACCTCGAAGATCAAGGACGCCGAAGACCTGCTGACGGTGGCCACGCTGGGGTTCCGCGGCGAGGCCCTGCCGTCGATCGCTTCGGTCTCGCGACTGCGGCTGGAGACGCGGGCCACCGCCGAAGCTGCCGGCACGGTGATCGAGATCGCCGGCGGCAAGATGCACAGGGTGGAAGAAGCCGGGCTGCCGGCGGGGACTTCGGTCACGGTGCGCGACCTGTTCTTCAACACCCCGGCGCGCAAGAAGTTCCTCAAGGCGGAGGCCACCGAGCTTTCGCACATCGCGCAACTGGTGACGCACTATGCGCTGGCGCATCCGGAGAAGCACGTGGAGCTGCACTCGTCGGCCAACGCCATGCTGGTGGCCTCACCGGTGAAGACGCACGCCGAGCGCATGTTCCAGATCTTCGGGCGCGAGATGCTGGAACAGATGGTGCCGGTGGCCGCCGAGGCGCAACTGGAGCGCGTGGGCCTGCCCGCGCCTCCGCCGTGGGTGATCGAAAAGCGAAAGAAACAGGGGGAGGAGTACGAAGCGCCGGAACCGGGAGCGATGCGGGTGCGCGGGTTCGTCTCAAGGCCGGAGTTGCAGAAGCTGAACCGGAACTCCATCTTCGTGTTCGTCAACGGGCGGTTGATCCGCGACCGGCTGCTGCAACACGCGCTCAGCGAGGCGTATCGCAACATCCTGCCGGGGGGAGTTTTTCCGGTGGTGCTGCTGTTCCTGGAGATGCCGGCGATGGAAGTGGACGTGAACGTCCATCCCTCGAAGACCGAGGTGCGCTTCCGGCAGCAGGGCGTGGTGCACGACCTGGTGCGCGACACGGTGCGGGCGGCGCTGGTGGCTGCGCGTCCGGTGCCGCAGTTCACGCGCGAGATTGCGGCGCAGCCCACGGCGGCTGCGGCGCTGACGCCGGGAGCGGGCGGCGGAGTTGCTCCCGCCGGAGACGTGGCAGACTTTGCGCTGCAGCCCGAAGAGTTGCCGCCGCAGACGGCGCGGCTCGCCTTCCAGGGCGGGATCGAAGTGGAAGCGAACGCGGCCGTGCCCGCCGCCTCCGTCGCGCGTGCAGTGCCGGTCGCCGGCGGCGAGCGCTGCGGAGGAGCCATCGCGGCGGGAGCGTCGAACGGGCCGGCGGCTATCTCTTCGCTCCGGCCGCTGGGGCAAGTGCGCGATTCGTTCATCCTGGCGGTGGCCGAGGACGGGTTGTGGATCGTGGACCAGCACGTGGCCCACGAGCGCGTGCTGTTCGAGCGCGTGCTCAGGCAGCGGGGCGCCGCGCGCGTCGAGGGCCAGCGGCTGCTGATGCCGCTGATCGTCGGGCTGACCCCGGCGCAGCAGGCCGTGTTCGAGCAGATCGCCGACGAGTTGCGCGGCAACGGCTTCGAGGTCGAGCCCTTCGGCTCCCGCACGCTGGCGGTGAAGACGGCGCCGGCGGGCGTCGAGGCTTCCGACATCGAGCGGCTGCTCACGGAATTGCTCGAGGGCTGCGAGCGCGAAGAGCAGGCTGTGAACCTGGAGAAGCTGCGCACGCGCATCGCGGCCTCCATCGCATGCCATGCGGCGATCAAGGTGAATACGCCGCTGGATGGGAAGAAGATGGAATGGCTGCTGGGCGAGCTGGCGAAGACGGAGTGCCCGTTCTCCTGCCCGCACGGGCGGCCGGTGCTGCTGCGGTATTCGCTGGAAGAGATCCAGAGAGCGTTCAAGAGGATATGACGGAAAAGGAACTCCACGAAGCGCGGCGGGCGCGCTGGCGGCTGGACGGGCGCCCGGTGCGGACGGCGGACGACGCGGCCGGGTTCGTGGAGTCGGTGGGCATGTGCGCGCTGCATCCGCAGCCCGAGCTGCTGCTGCCCAGCTTCGTGGGGGCGTGGGTGGGCGGCGACGAGCGCCTGCCCACGGCGCAACGCGCCTTCGAGGACGAGCGAGCACACGCGGCGCGTGAACTGGCGGTGGAGCTGCTGCGGCGGCGCGCGGCGTTCGAGTCCAATCTGCTGGGCGAGAACGTGCTGCTGGTGGCTGGTTCCGTCTTCCCATTTTTTTATGCGCTGAAGGGAGACAAGAATCCGCGGGCGGAGCTGAAGCCGGGGCGGCGGGAGAGGATCTCGCCGCTGGCGGCGGACGTGTTCGGCGCCATCCAGAAAGGCGGGCCCATGAGCAAGCGGCGGCTGCGCGAGGCGCTGGGCGGGGAGCCTTCGGAGGCGGCGCTGGACCGTGCGCTGGGCGAACTGTGGGCGCGGCTGCGCATCATGCGCGTCGATTACCGCGCGGGTGAAGGCGCGCTGTGGGATACGCTGCTGCGCTGGGCTCCGGAGGCGGTGAAGGAAGGACTGCAATTGAGCGTGGGCGAGGCGCTCTCGGCGCTGATTTCACGCTATCTCGAAGCGGTGGTGGCGGCCGAGCGCAGCGAGATCGAGAAGTTCTTTTCCTACTTCGCGCCGCGTTCGCGCGTGCGCGAGAACATCAACGCGCTGCTGGGTGCGCGGGAACTGGCCTTCCACAGCGTGGGCGCGAAGACGCTGCTGGAGCTGGCTCCGGTGCGCGAAGCCGGGCGGCGGACCGTGGCGGCACAGAAACCATGAGCGTCGCGAAGAAGAAGCTGATCATCGCCATCGACGGTCCGGCGGGCGTGGGCAAGAGCACGGTGGCCGCGCGGGT
This DNA window, taken from Terriglobales bacterium, encodes the following:
- a CDS encoding group I intron-associated PD-(D/E)XK endonuclease yields the protein MSPLIKHPKRRGEWVELQFMARAASHGLTVSQPWGDSARYDFVVEHRARFSRVQVKSTSFCSGGAYVCNTISRPPGRTDNGTGYTAEEIDFFAFFVIPEDVWYIAPVTALRRTRYAAYLNPHDRRNKYFRYMEAWHLLKKGPDDRRTSG
- the mutL gene encoding DNA mismatch repair endonuclease MutL; protein product: MDESMARIHILPEHVANKIAAGEVVERPASVVKELLENALDAGAGRIRVEVEAGGKKLIRVTDDGSGMVRDDALLAFERHATSKIKDAEDLLTVATLGFRGEALPSIASVSRLRLETRATAEAAGTVIEIAGGKMHRVEEAGLPAGTSVTVRDLFFNTPARKKFLKAEATELSHIAQLVTHYALAHPEKHVELHSSANAMLVASPVKTHAERMFQIFGREMLEQMVPVAAEAQLERVGLPAPPPWVIEKRKKQGEEYEAPEPGAMRVRGFVSRPELQKLNRNSIFVFVNGRLIRDRLLQHALSEAYRNILPGGVFPVVLLFLEMPAMEVDVNVHPSKTEVRFRQQGVVHDLVRDTVRAALVAARPVPQFTREIAAQPTAAAALTPGAGGGVAPAGDVADFALQPEELPPQTARLAFQGGIEVEANAAVPAASVARAVPVAGGERCGGAIAAGASNGPAAISSLRPLGQVRDSFILAVAEDGLWIVDQHVAHERVLFERVLRQRGAARVEGQRLLMPLIVGLTPAQQAVFEQIADELRGNGFEVEPFGSRTLAVKTAPAGVEASDIERLLTELLEGCEREEQAVNLEKLRTRIAASIACHAAIKVNTPLDGKKMEWLLGELAKTECPFSCPHGRPVLLRYSLEEIQRAFKRI